Proteins from a genomic interval of Streptomyces sp. NBC_00820:
- a CDS encoding cyclopropane-fatty-acyl-phospholipid synthase family protein: MTTARTVRPGAAHRIAALAEDALGGPLPVRLRAWDDSETGPAGGPAVVVRSRRALRRMLWQPGELGLAQAYVTGEIDIEGDLAEGLRVMWAAVRERGLHAPRLAPAAQARLRGGLHTKARDRAAISHHYDLSNAFYRLLLDDTMAYSCGYWASEDPGFTAADAQRAKLELICRKLGLVPGARLLDVGCGWGSLALYAAEQHKAQVTAVTLAQEQAAHVREQVRERGLEHRVEVVCQDYRDITGGAYDAVSCVEMGEHVGDAEYPAFAAALHALVRPRGRVLVQQMSRGADAPGGGAFIEAYVAPDMHMRPLGDTVGLLERAGLEVRSVESLREHYVRTVAAWHRTLEERWDDVVRLVGEETARVWRLYLVGGALAFEERRMGVDQLLCVRPTRDGGSGVPVTPEDWYRGLDLP, from the coding sequence ATGACCACCGCCCGAACCGTCCGGCCCGGAGCCGCCCACCGGATCGCCGCGCTCGCCGAGGACGCGCTCGGCGGTCCCCTCCCGGTCCGGCTGCGCGCCTGGGACGACAGCGAGACCGGCCCGGCCGGCGGCCCCGCCGTCGTCGTCCGGTCCCGGCGCGCCCTGCGGCGGATGCTCTGGCAGCCCGGCGAACTGGGCCTGGCCCAGGCCTACGTGACCGGCGAGATCGACATCGAGGGCGACCTGGCCGAAGGGCTGCGCGTCATGTGGGCCGCCGTACGCGAGCGGGGCCTGCACGCACCGCGGCTCGCGCCCGCCGCCCAGGCGCGGCTGCGGGGCGGGCTGCACACCAAGGCCCGCGACCGTGCCGCCATCAGTCACCACTACGACCTGTCCAACGCCTTCTACCGGCTGCTCCTCGACGACACGATGGCCTACTCGTGCGGCTACTGGGCGAGCGAGGACCCCGGCTTCACCGCCGCCGACGCCCAGCGCGCCAAACTGGAGCTGATCTGCCGCAAGCTGGGCCTCGTCCCCGGTGCCCGGCTGCTCGACGTCGGCTGCGGCTGGGGCTCTCTCGCGCTGTACGCCGCCGAGCAGCACAAGGCACAGGTCACCGCCGTCACCCTGGCCCAGGAACAGGCCGCTCATGTCCGGGAACAGGTACGCGAACGCGGCCTGGAACACCGGGTGGAGGTGGTGTGCCAGGACTACCGGGACATCACCGGCGGCGCCTACGACGCCGTCTCCTGCGTCGAGATGGGCGAGCACGTCGGGGATGCCGAGTACCCGGCCTTCGCCGCCGCCCTGCACGCGCTCGTACGGCCGCGGGGACGGGTCCTCGTGCAGCAGATGTCGCGCGGCGCCGACGCACCGGGCGGCGGGGCCTTCATCGAGGCGTACGTCGCCCCCGACATGCACATGCGGCCCCTGGGCGACACCGTCGGGCTGCTGGAACGCGCCGGACTGGAGGTGCGGTCGGTGGAGTCGCTGCGCGAGCACTACGTGCGCACGGTGGCCGCCTGGCACCGCACCCTCGAAGAACGCTGGGACGACGTCGTACGGCTCGTCGGCGAGGAGACCGCGCGCGTGTGGCGGCTGTACCTGGTCGGTGGGGCCCTCGCCTTCGAGGAGAGGCGGATGGGCGTCGACCAGCTCCTGTGCGTCCGGCCCACGCGCGACGGGGGCAGCGGCGTACCCGTGACGCCGGAGGACTGGTACAGGGGGCTTGACCTGCCATGA
- a CDS encoding uracil-DNA glycosylase: MAPRPLNELIETGWVKALEPVAGRIAAMGDFLRAEVAAGRKYLPAGAHVLRAFEQPFDDVRVLIVGQDPYPTPGMAIGLSFAVSPEVRSLPGSLENIYRELNADLGLPRPSNGDLTPWTRQGVLLLNRALTTAPRKPGAHSGKGWEEVTDQAIRALVARDKPLVSILWGRPARTLRPLLGDYPAIESAHPSPMSADRGFFGSRPFSRANDLLARQGAEPVDWRLP, translated from the coding sequence GTGGCACCAAGACCGTTGAACGAACTTATCGAGACCGGCTGGGTGAAGGCCCTGGAGCCGGTGGCCGGACGCATCGCGGCCATGGGGGACTTCCTGCGCGCCGAGGTGGCGGCCGGCCGGAAGTACCTTCCCGCGGGAGCGCATGTCCTGAGGGCGTTCGAGCAGCCCTTCGACGATGTGCGGGTCCTGATCGTCGGTCAGGACCCTTATCCTACGCCGGGAATGGCGATCGGCCTGAGCTTCGCGGTGTCGCCGGAGGTGCGGTCGCTGCCGGGCAGCCTGGAGAACATCTACCGGGAGCTGAACGCCGACCTGGGTCTGCCCAGGCCCTCCAACGGGGATCTGACCCCGTGGACCAGGCAGGGCGTGCTGCTGCTCAACAGGGCGTTGACCACGGCCCCGCGTAAACCGGGGGCGCACTCCGGCAAGGGCTGGGAAGAGGTCACCGACCAGGCCATCCGCGCACTGGTCGCCCGCGACAAGCCCCTGGTGTCCATCCTGTGGGGCCGTCCCGCCCGCACCCTGCGTCCGCTGCTCGGTGACTACCCGGCGATCGAGTCGGCGCACCCCTCGCCGATGTCCGCGGACCGGGGCTTCTTCGGGTCGCGCCCGTTCAGCCGGGCCAACGATCTCCTGGCCCGGCAGGGCGCCGAGCCGGTGGACTGGCGACTGCCGTAG
- a CDS encoding NAD(P)/FAD-dependent oxidoreductase, translating into MSRVPGRDARTGEGAATGGRAQRPRTAVVGSGVAGLSAAYVLRRAHHVTLYEADDRLGGHAHTHELPAPGGATRHVDSGFIVHNRRTYPHLLRLFGELDVATQESEMSMSVRCEGCGLEYAGARGPAGLFAQPRNALRGAYLRMLAEVPLFHRAARRLLARDGQSTVTLGEFLDRAGFSRYFRTHFITPLVSAVWSCDAAVAQRYPAAYLFRFLEHHGMLSVGGSPVWRTVTGGSRTYVDRVAETVDEVRLSTPVRALRRHPDGVDITAHDGTTESYDSVVVAVHPDQALSMLADATPQEKEVLGAFRYSRNTTLLHTDTGLLPRAPAARASWNYLMPSCAAGADEVRVSYDMSRLQRLDAPDTYVVTLGGEDRVAPDRVLARMVYEHPVYTPESVAAQRRLPELDTAVTAYAGAYHGWGFHEDGCRSGVTAAAVLGVAW; encoded by the coding sequence ATGTCGCGCGTACCAGGGAGAGACGCACGGACGGGGGAGGGGGCCGCCACGGGCGGCCGTGCCCAGCGGCCGCGTACGGCCGTCGTCGGCAGCGGCGTTGCGGGACTGAGCGCCGCGTACGTCCTGCGCCGTGCGCACCACGTCACCCTCTACGAGGCCGACGACCGCCTCGGCGGACACGCCCACACCCACGAACTGCCCGCACCGGGCGGTGCGACGCGGCACGTCGACTCGGGATTCATCGTGCACAACCGCCGCACCTACCCGCATCTCCTCCGGCTCTTCGGCGAACTAGACGTCGCCACACAGGAGTCGGAGATGAGCATGTCGGTCCGGTGCGAGGGGTGCGGCCTCGAATACGCCGGCGCCCGGGGCCCCGCAGGACTGTTCGCCCAGCCGCGCAACGCCCTGCGCGGCGCCTACCTGCGGATGCTCGCCGAGGTTCCCCTCTTCCACCGGGCGGCCCGCCGTCTGCTCGCGCGAGATGGCCAAAGCACCGTCACCCTGGGGGAGTTCCTGGACCGTGCGGGCTTCTCCCGCTATTTCCGCACCCACTTCATCACCCCGCTGGTCTCGGCCGTGTGGTCCTGCGACGCCGCCGTCGCGCAGCGGTACCCGGCCGCCTACCTGTTCCGCTTCCTGGAGCACCACGGCATGCTCTCCGTCGGCGGCTCACCGGTCTGGCGCACCGTCACCGGCGGCTCGCGCACCTACGTCGACCGCGTCGCGGAGACGGTGGACGAGGTGCGCCTGTCGACCCCGGTCCGCGCCCTGAGGCGGCACCCCGACGGCGTCGACATCACCGCGCACGACGGCACCACCGAGTCGTACGACTCCGTGGTCGTCGCCGTCCACCCCGACCAGGCCCTGAGCATGCTGGCCGACGCCACCCCCCAGGAGAAGGAGGTCCTCGGGGCGTTCCGCTACTCGCGCAACACCACGCTCCTGCACACCGACACCGGACTGCTGCCGCGTGCCCCCGCCGCGCGCGCCTCGTGGAACTACCTGATGCCCTCGTGCGCGGCGGGCGCCGACGAGGTGCGGGTCAGCTACGACATGAGCCGGCTCCAGCGCCTGGACGCCCCCGACACGTACGTCGTCACCCTGGGCGGGGAGGACCGCGTCGCCCCGGACCGGGTGCTCGCCAGGATGGTCTACGAACACCCCGTCTACACCCCGGAATCGGTCGCCGCGCAGCGCCGGCTGCCCGAACTGGACACCGCCGTCACCGCCTACGCGGGCGCCTACCACGGCTGGGGGTTCCACGAGGACGGCTGCCGCTCCGGCGTGACGGCCGCCGCCGTCCTGGGGGTGGCGTGGTGA
- the sigK gene encoding ECF RNA polymerase sigma factor SigK produces MKEAVHIGRNPSSEPDLRELIDQVALGDEQAFASVYDVVVNPVLGVVRAVLRDQAQSEEVAQEVLVEVWRTAPRYRSDRGTVINWILTLAHRRAVDRVRSVDAATARDRKAALLDRTPEYDHVTEQVEARLEREQVRRCLRTLTGLQHQAVTLAYYRGLTYREVAEALTLPLGTVKTRLRDGLIRLRDCLGVTA; encoded by the coding sequence GTGAAAGAAGCCGTTCATATCGGCAGAAATCCATCGTCGGAGCCGGATCTGCGGGAGCTGATCGACCAGGTGGCCCTCGGCGACGAGCAAGCGTTCGCCTCCGTCTACGACGTCGTGGTGAATCCGGTCCTGGGTGTGGTCCGCGCCGTGCTGCGTGATCAGGCGCAGTCGGAGGAAGTGGCCCAGGAGGTTCTGGTGGAGGTGTGGCGCACCGCCCCGCGGTACCGCTCCGACCGGGGAACGGTCATCAACTGGATCCTCACCCTGGCGCACCGCCGGGCGGTCGACCGGGTGCGCTCCGTCGACGCCGCGACCGCCCGGGACCGCAAGGCGGCCCTGCTGGACCGGACACCCGAGTACGACCATGTGACCGAGCAGGTGGAGGCCCGGCTGGAACGGGAGCAGGTACGGCGCTGTCTCCGCACCCTGACCGGCCTTCAGCACCAGGCCGTCACCCTGGCGTACTACCGGGGGCTGACCTACCGCGAGGTGGCGGAGGCGCTGACGCTGCCGCTGGGCACGGTCAAGACCCGGCTCCGTGACGGGCTCATCCGGCTGCGCGACTGCCTGGGGGTGACGGCGTGA
- a CDS encoding N-acetylglucosamine kinase codes for MTLPGYLAVDSGGSGLRVAVGVPGHAPSARGESREPVRTGARGIDPDHLMEQLLPLARTLTAQAGVGGLGTAVVGAAGFASLGDALRAELPGLLARELGVRTAAIAADAVTAYVGALGPRPGAVVAAGTGLIALGTDLTGWRRADGWGHLLGDCGGGAWIGRSGLEAALRAHDGRDGGSAALLECAQERFGPAPRLPGLLYPRTDRAAVLASFAPQVAASAAHDPVAADILRAAARNMAESAAAVCPESGEPEVALTGGLFAMGDPLLVPLREELGRLLPQARQVPAEGDPLHGCVRLAAELAAGRLTLPRDPAMLHVVTVKGD; via the coding sequence GTGACCCTTCCCGGATACCTCGCCGTGGACTCCGGAGGCTCCGGCCTCCGGGTCGCCGTCGGCGTTCCCGGGCACGCGCCGTCGGCCCGGGGGGAGTCGCGGGAGCCGGTCCGCACCGGTGCGCGGGGCATCGATCCCGACCATCTGATGGAGCAACTCCTGCCCCTGGCTCGCACGTTGACCGCGCAGGCCGGGGTCGGCGGGCTGGGTACGGCGGTCGTCGGGGCCGCCGGGTTCGCCAGCCTGGGTGACGCCCTGCGCGCCGAACTGCCCGGCCTTCTCGCCCGGGAACTGGGGGTGCGGACCGCGGCGATCGCCGCCGACGCCGTGACGGCCTACGTCGGCGCGCTGGGGCCCCGCCCGGGGGCGGTGGTCGCCGCGGGCACCGGTCTGATCGCCCTCGGCACGGACCTCACCGGCTGGCGGCGGGCGGACGGCTGGGGCCACCTGCTGGGCGACTGCGGCGGCGGGGCCTGGATCGGGCGGTCCGGACTCGAGGCCGCGCTGCGCGCGCACGACGGCCGCGACGGAGGTTCGGCCGCGCTGCTGGAGTGCGCGCAGGAGCGGTTCGGTCCCGCACCCCGGCTTCCCGGACTGCTCTACCCGCGCACCGACCGCGCCGCCGTACTCGCCTCCTTCGCACCCCAGGTGGCGGCCTCGGCCGCGCACGACCCGGTCGCGGCCGACATCCTGCGCGCGGCGGCCCGGAACATGGCCGAGTCGGCCGCGGCCGTCTGCCCGGAGTCGGGGGAGCCCGAAGTCGCGCTCACGGGGGGTCTCTTCGCCATGGGCGACCCTCTTCTCGTACCGCTGCGCGAGGAGTTGGGGCGGCTGTTGCCGCAGGCCAGGCAGGTTCCGGCGGAGGGCGATCCGCTGCACGGCTGCGTCCGGCTCGCGGCGGAACTGGCGGCGGGACGGCTCACCCTGCCGCGCGATCCGGCCATGCTCCATGTGGTCACCGTAAAAGGGGATTGA
- a CDS encoding DUF1295 domain-containing protein — MNGSHGFPWEAFTANLGWAAAAALGVMLVTFLVALRVGVHRVVDVAWGIGFAAVAAVTCVASAGTGDPGRRALVTALTVLWGLRLALHIARRGRGHGEDPRYRKMLSRAPGNPDLYALRMVYLLQGALVWLVSLPVQAAQYVPGPMTAAAVAGAALWAVGFLFEAVGDAQLARFKADPANKGRIMESGLWRYTRHPNYFGDFCVWWGLFLITCDSAEAAAVSVVSPLVMSVLLIRGSGKRLLEQHMAGRPGYAAYVARTSGFFPLPPR; from the coding sequence ATGAACGGTTCTCACGGTTTTCCCTGGGAAGCCTTCACCGCGAACCTCGGGTGGGCCGCGGCGGCCGCCCTCGGCGTCATGCTGGTCACCTTCCTCGTCGCCCTGCGCGTCGGCGTGCACCGCGTCGTCGACGTCGCCTGGGGGATCGGCTTCGCCGCGGTCGCCGCGGTGACCTGTGTGGCCTCGGCCGGCACCGGCGATCCCGGCAGACGCGCCCTGGTTACCGCGCTGACGGTCCTGTGGGGTTTGCGGCTCGCCCTGCACATCGCCCGGCGCGGACGCGGACACGGCGAGGACCCCCGCTACCGGAAAATGCTGTCCCGAGCCCCCGGCAACCCCGACCTGTACGCCCTGCGGATGGTGTATTTGCTGCAGGGCGCACTGGTGTGGCTGGTGTCGCTGCCCGTCCAGGCCGCGCAGTACGTGCCCGGCCCGATGACGGCGGCGGCCGTGGCCGGCGCGGCCCTGTGGGCGGTCGGGTTCCTGTTCGAGGCGGTCGGGGACGCCCAGCTCGCCCGGTTCAAGGCGGATCCGGCCAACAAGGGGCGGATCATGGAGAGCGGCCTGTGGCGCTACACCCGGCACCCCAACTACTTCGGTGACTTCTGCGTGTGGTGGGGACTGTTCCTGATCACCTGTGACTCCGCCGAGGCCGCCGCCGTGTCCGTCGTGTCGCCCCTGGTGATGAGCGTCCTGCTGATCAGGGGCAGTGGCAAGCGGCTGCTGGAGCAGCACATGGCCGGGCGTCCCGGCTACGCCGCCTACGTGGCCCGCACCAGCGGCTTCTTCCCGTTGCCGCCCCGGTGA
- a CDS encoding sirohydrochlorin chelatase, protein MSSSTGPESGLPVRMPRPRQPGRHRRPEPMVAPEDAPALVLAVPGVPSAATRSLAEEVVSIARSELPGLDARIGYLDGDDDEFPSLRSVLAHAAEERTARYEQAVAAGAEVKKPDGPVGVVVPLLAGPDNALLRQIRQAVMDSRVAADLADVLGPHPLLAEALHVRLSEAGLARADRARLFTVATAADGIILASVGGEEAVQAAGITGMLLAARLAVPVIAAALDQEGSIASVAEQLRGSGSQQLALAPYLIGPEIDAALLTAAAEEADCAASEALGAYPAIGKLALAKYTTALGIAPPQQQGAPAL, encoded by the coding sequence ATGAGCTCCTCCACTGGGCCCGAGTCCGGCCTGCCAGTACGAATGCCGCGACCCCGCCAGCCCGGACGGCACCGCCGACCGGAACCGATGGTCGCTCCCGAGGACGCCCCTGCGCTCGTCCTCGCGGTGCCCGGCGTGCCCAGCGCCGCCACGCGCAGCCTCGCCGAGGAGGTCGTGAGCATCGCCCGCTCCGAGCTGCCCGGCCTGGACGCCCGCATCGGTTACCTGGACGGGGACGACGACGAGTTCCCCTCCCTCCGCTCCGTCCTGGCGCATGCCGCCGAGGAGCGCACCGCCCGCTACGAGCAGGCCGTCGCCGCCGGTGCCGAGGTCAAGAAGCCGGACGGACCGGTGGGCGTGGTCGTGCCGCTGCTGGCCGGCCCGGACAACGCCCTGCTGCGCCAGATCCGCCAGGCCGTGATGGACAGCCGGGTCGCCGCCGACCTGGCCGATGTGCTCGGCCCGCACCCGCTGCTCGCCGAGGCGCTGCACGTGCGCCTGTCCGAGGCGGGCCTGGCCCGCGCCGACCGCGCCCGCCTGTTCACCGTGGCCACCGCCGCGGACGGCATCATCCTGGCGTCCGTGGGCGGCGAGGAGGCCGTGCAGGCCGCCGGGATCACCGGCATGCTGCTCGCCGCGCGCCTGGCCGTGCCGGTGATCGCCGCGGCCCTGGACCAGGAGGGTTCGATCGCCTCCGTCGCCGAGCAGCTGCGCGGCTCGGGCTCGCAGCAGCTGGCCCTCGCGCCGTACCTGATCGGCCCGGAGATCGACGCCGCGCTCCTGACTGCGGCCGCCGAGGAGGCGGACTGCGCCGCGTCCGAGGCGCTCGGCGCCTACCCGGCGATCGGCAAGCTGGCGCTCGCGAAGTACACGACCGCTCTGGGCATCGCCCCGCCGCAGCAGCAGGGCGCCCCCGCGCTCTGA
- a CDS encoding anti-sigma factor, with protein MITADLHTMTGAYALHALCDDEREAFERHLAKCEPCRQEVAELSATAARLGLAASVTARPELRDRVLRRVATVRQETPGGPVLSRPGRRVQWARPLSRWALAACVAAAAALGGTAVWQHRRAEDAVDQARRAERGADDIAAVLTAPDARTRAAALAGGASGSVVVSRSRDRAVFVASGMARPPRGRVYQLWFDDGGAMRSAGLMNPGRAGQTVLLRGAVDRATGMGITVEPAGGSRQPTSAPLALLKFPA; from the coding sequence GTGATCACCGCCGATCTGCACACGATGACGGGCGCGTACGCCCTGCACGCTCTCTGCGACGACGAGCGCGAGGCGTTCGAACGTCACCTCGCGAAGTGCGAGCCGTGCCGGCAGGAGGTCGCCGAACTGAGCGCCACCGCGGCCCGCCTGGGCCTCGCCGCTTCCGTGACGGCCCGGCCGGAGCTGCGGGACCGGGTACTGCGCCGCGTCGCCACCGTCCGGCAGGAGACACCGGGTGGCCCGGTCCTGTCCCGCCCGGGCCGCCGGGTCCAGTGGGCGCGCCCGCTGTCGCGGTGGGCGCTGGCCGCGTGCGTCGCGGCGGCCGCGGCGCTCGGCGGCACGGCGGTGTGGCAGCACCGACGGGCCGAGGACGCCGTGGACCAGGCGCGCCGGGCCGAGCGGGGGGCGGACGACATCGCCGCCGTGCTGACCGCGCCGGACGCCAGGACCCGGGCCGCCGCGCTGGCCGGCGGGGCGTCCGGCTCCGTCGTCGTCTCACGGAGCCGCGACCGGGCCGTGTTCGTCGCCTCCGGGATGGCGCGGCCGCCTCGCGGGCGGGTCTACCAGCTGTGGTTCGACGACGGCGGCGCCATGCGGTCCGCCGGCCTGATGAACCCCGGCCGCGCCGGTCAGACGGTCCTGCTGCGGGGTGCCGTCGACCGGGCCACGGGAATGGGCATCACGGTCGAACCCGCGGGAGGCTCCCGGCAGCCGACCTCGGCTCCGCTGGCGCTGCTGAAGTTCCCCGCCTGA
- a CDS encoding lactonase family protein, which translates to MAETGRRHKAFIGSFTAAGGPGLVTADVRPGTGALVLTGSLGTVPDPSYLALSRDGEMLYAVSETAEGAVAAYRLRGDKPAPAGPPVPVGASGPTHLGLYDGHVLTANYGSGSVTAVPLRPDGTLASSPSGLLQHTGSGPHDRRQRGPHAHQVQADPAGRWAVSVDLGTDSVRVCTLADGAPVLHREIALRPGSGPRHLAFHPDGEHAYVVNELTPTVTVCRWDEERGSLKPLSEVPVLPGAPAGDAYPSGIVVAPDGRHVWTATRGEDVLSVFAVEGDGLRLTGTVPCGGHWPRALGEHAGFLYAANERSGDVTWFAVDERTGLPRYDGSVRVPAASCVVFR; encoded by the coding sequence GTGGCAGAAACCGGCAGGCGGCACAAGGCGTTCATCGGGTCGTTCACGGCGGCGGGCGGACCCGGACTGGTCACCGCGGACGTCCGTCCCGGAACCGGCGCACTGGTCCTCACCGGCAGTCTCGGCACCGTGCCGGACCCCTCGTACCTCGCCCTGTCCAGGGACGGCGAGATGCTCTACGCGGTCAGCGAGACCGCCGAGGGCGCCGTGGCCGCCTACCGCCTGCGCGGCGACAAGCCCGCCCCCGCCGGGCCGCCGGTACCGGTCGGCGCCAGCGGGCCCACCCACCTCGGTCTGTACGACGGACACGTCCTGACCGCCAACTACGGCTCCGGCAGCGTCACCGCCGTACCGCTGCGCCCGGACGGGACCCTCGCGTCCTCCCCCTCCGGACTGCTCCAGCACACCGGCTCAGGGCCGCACGACCGGCGCCAGCGCGGCCCGCACGCCCACCAGGTGCAGGCCGACCCCGCCGGCCGGTGGGCCGTCAGCGTCGACCTCGGCACCGACTCGGTCCGGGTGTGCACCCTGGCGGACGGCGCCCCCGTCCTGCACCGCGAGATCGCCCTGCGCCCCGGCTCCGGCCCCCGCCACCTGGCCTTCCACCCGGACGGCGAGCACGCCTACGTCGTCAACGAACTCACCCCGACCGTCACCGTGTGCCGCTGGGACGAGGAGCGCGGGTCCCTGAAGCCGCTGAGCGAGGTCCCTGTCCTGCCGGGCGCCCCGGCCGGCGACGCCTACCCCTCGGGTATCGTCGTGGCGCCCGACGGCCGCCATGTGTGGACCGCGACCCGCGGTGAGGACGTGCTGTCCGTGTTCGCCGTGGAGGGCGACGGACTCCGGCTGACCGGCACGGTGCCGTGCGGCGGCCACTGGCCGCGCGCCCTGGGCGAGCACGCCGGTTTCCTCTACGCGGCCAACGAACGCTCCGGCGACGTGACCTGGTTCGCGGTCGACGAACGGACCGGCCTGCCCCGCTACGACGGCTCAGTGCGGGTCCCCGCGGCCTCCTGCGTGGTCTTCCGCTGA
- a CDS encoding FUSC family protein, which produces MLKRMFVAPDPGRTRLRFAVRAVLGIGLAVVVCGLAGQSLVGAIAGGLAALLTLFTVADATVRGQAVTTALLPVVGVPVLAAAAELHAYPVARDLAFLAVVGAGVYARRWGPRGHSLGVFGFMTFFAAQFLHATPGQLPELYTAVLLSVLTAAAVRFGLWCYERRLPPAVVPAPPAGTGLARVTTRQAVQAVVGAGFALGLGQLVSGQRWYWAVGATWWVFVNTASRGETLIRGFRRILGTVIGIVLGLLVVVPLHGAPVPTVVLLVVAVFGVFYSAAVSYTWMMLSVTLLAETLYGLLGVLSPGLLALRVAETGVGALGAALAVLCVLPVTTHAITDAWIQRALRCVHACTAEAAALLAGSAAADPARSVAELEGLLGRVRLSVAPLVHPLNPMLGRKRRARRVLALLDDCAREIRGLAAVAADPVASHDAQLTAACRRVEAAVEALTEGSGRVHRPAETPAEPALAHLHGLERALADLAEPLRVPAGSPLVGA; this is translated from the coding sequence GTGCTGAAGAGGATGTTCGTGGCGCCGGACCCGGGGCGTACGCGGCTGCGGTTCGCCGTACGGGCCGTGCTCGGCATCGGTCTGGCGGTCGTCGTGTGCGGGCTGGCCGGGCAGTCGCTCGTGGGTGCGATCGCCGGCGGACTCGCCGCCCTGCTCACCCTGTTCACCGTCGCCGACGCCACCGTGCGCGGGCAGGCGGTCACCACCGCGCTGCTGCCCGTCGTCGGCGTGCCCGTGCTCGCCGCGGCGGCCGAGCTGCACGCCTACCCGGTGGCCCGGGACCTGGCGTTCCTCGCCGTGGTCGGGGCCGGCGTGTACGCGCGACGCTGGGGCCCGCGCGGCCACAGCCTCGGCGTGTTCGGGTTCATGACCTTCTTCGCCGCCCAGTTCCTGCACGCCACCCCCGGGCAGCTGCCGGAGCTGTACACGGCCGTCCTGCTGTCGGTGCTCACCGCGGCGGCGGTGCGGTTCGGCCTGTGGTGCTACGAGCGCCGGCTGCCCCCGGCCGTCGTACCCGCGCCGCCCGCCGGCACCGGACTGGCCCGCGTGACCACCCGGCAGGCCGTCCAGGCGGTCGTCGGCGCCGGATTCGCGCTGGGGCTGGGACAGCTGGTGTCCGGGCAGCGGTGGTACTGGGCGGTGGGCGCCACCTGGTGGGTCTTCGTGAACACCGCCTCGCGCGGCGAGACGCTGATCCGCGGCTTCCGCCGGATCCTCGGCACCGTCATCGGTATCGTCCTCGGGCTGCTCGTCGTCGTCCCGCTGCACGGAGCGCCGGTCCCCACCGTCGTCCTCCTCGTGGTCGCCGTCTTCGGGGTCTTCTACTCGGCCGCCGTGTCCTACACCTGGATGATGCTCAGCGTGACCCTGCTCGCCGAGACGCTCTACGGCCTGCTCGGCGTCCTCAGCCCCGGCCTGCTCGCCCTGCGCGTCGCCGAGACCGGGGTGGGCGCCCTCGGCGCCGCCCTCGCCGTGCTGTGCGTGCTGCCGGTCACCACCCACGCCATCACCGACGCCTGGATCCAGCGGGCCCTGCGCTGCGTGCACGCCTGCACGGCCGAGGCCGCCGCCCTGCTCGCAGGGTCCGCCGCGGCCGACCCGGCGCGGTCCGTCGCCGAGCTGGAGGGGCTGCTCGGCCGCGTCCGGCTCTCCGTCGCGCCGCTGGTCCACCCGCTGAACCCGATGCTGGGCCGCAAGCGGCGCGCCCGCCGGGTCCTCGCCCTCCTGGACGACTGCGCCCGCGAGATCCGCGGCCTGGCCGCGGTCGCGGCCGACCCCGTGGCCTCGCACGACGCACAGCTCACCGCCGCGTGCCGGCGGGTGGAGGCCGCGGTCGAGGCCCTCACCGAGGGCTCCGGCCGTGTCCACCGCCCCGCCGAGACCCCGGCCGAGCCCGCCCTGGCCCACCTGCACGGCCTGGAACGCGCCCTCGCCGACCTGGCCGAGCCCCTGCGGGTGCCGGCGGGATCGCCGCTGGTCGGCGCCTGA
- a CDS encoding alpha/beta hydrolase: MTGRASAPGADDGLAALAVVRSAARPARAAVLFLHGGKADSRAPARPWQPAALRMRPFVRAVSAAADGDVLVGEVRYRVRGWNDGDADPVRDARRALGELARLVGDVPVVLVGHSMGGRAALRAAAAPEVRAVLALAPWCPDGEPVAHLQGKRVVVLHGDRDRVTDPRASVSYVRRARDAGARADVALLPGGDHAMLRHSGTWHRAADSTVAELLAAMRAVA, from the coding sequence ATGACAGGCAGAGCATCCGCCCCCGGTGCCGACGACGGGCTCGCCGCACTGGCGGTGGTGCGCTCCGCCGCCCGGCCGGCCCGCGCGGCCGTGCTGTTCCTGCACGGCGGCAAGGCCGACAGCCGGGCCCCCGCGCGGCCCTGGCAGCCGGCCGCCCTGCGGATGCGGCCGTTCGTACGCGCCGTCTCGGCGGCGGCGGACGGCGACGTCCTCGTGGGAGAGGTGCGCTACCGCGTCCGGGGATGGAACGACGGCGACGCCGACCCCGTGCGGGACGCCCGGCGGGCTCTCGGTGAACTCGCGCGTCTCGTCGGAGACGTCCCCGTCGTCCTCGTGGGCCACTCGATGGGTGGCCGCGCGGCACTGCGCGCCGCGGCGGCGCCGGAGGTGCGGGCCGTCCTGGCGCTGGCCCCCTGGTGCCCGGACGGCGAACCGGTGGCCCATCTCCAGGGCAAGCGCGTCGTCGTGCTGCACGGAGACCGCGACCGGGTCACCGACCCGCGCGCGTCGGTGTCGTACGTCCGGCGGGCCCGGGACGCGGGCGCCAGGGCCGACGTCGCGCTGCTGCCCGGCGGTGACCACGCCATGCTCCGCCACAGCGGCACCTGGCACCGTGCCGCGGACTCGACGGTGGCCGAGCTGCTGGCGGCCATGCGAGCCGTCGCGTAG